The region TTCTCATATTTAAGGATACTGTCCTTCGGAATCCCGATGCTGAATAATGCTGCTCCAAGGGCGCTAAGCCCGCCCAGCATCACAGCACTTTCAAGGGCGCTTACAATCCATGCTACCAGGGGACCACCTGCAACGACAGGCCCGATACCTGGAATGAAGAAGAATGCAGATCCGAACAGGAGTCCCCATAATCCTCCCCAGAACGCCCCCAGTTTGCCCCAGTACTTAACACGGTCTCCCGTATTGTAATAACCTACCACATGTTCTTCAGCGTGATAGTCCTTGCCGACAATGGACAGTTTCTTCATATCAAACCCGGACCTCTGTAATTCCCTTACCGCCTCTTCTGCCTCAGTGTGGGTGTTGAAAATAGATACCACTGAATTTTGTGTTTCAGACATCTTTCGCCTCCTTGAATGTTCTATTACTGGTCTTCTGACCAACTGATTAAAATGATACCCCCTTATGCCAGACTCTTTCTGCTACTTAAGTTACACAAAAGATATGCTTTACCCCGGGCTGGAGATAAAAAGGCTAAAACAGGGGAAGGGAAGCTGTATAATGGAGTCTTATTTTTTTGCAGTCTTTAATCCCAGGCGGGATTCTGCTTTTTCCACCAGTGCGTGCAGGTCCTTTATCTCTAAACTGCCTCTTCGGGCGATAATGGTTCCTTCTTCCCGGAGTTTTTGCAGATACCTGTTGACAACTGCACGGACTGATCCAATCATGCTGGCCAGGTCTTCATTGGATAGATCGTGTATCAGCCTCAACCGGGGATGAGGATTCCCCGGAACTGTATGCTGAAGGAAGAGTTTCACTAACCTGGTGCCTGTATCGTGGAGTGCCAGATCAGAGGCAAGATTTGTGAGTTGCCGGATCAGTTTACCGATGTAAGGAAGAAATTCCCTGTTAAAAGCAGGATGCCCTTCGATCCAGCTGTGGATGGTATCAAAGGGGGCAGTGAGGACCTCAATGTCATCCATGGCAATCACCGATACATTGTGCTTCTTTCCATCAAGAAGGGAGACCACGTCAAACCCATCTCCAGACCCGAGAAGAAATATGGTGAACTCTTTTCCCGTGTCAGGGTTGACCCTTGTCATTTTTACCCTGCCTGAAATAATGACATAGAATCTCCTGATGGTCTGCTCCGGGTGCATTACAGTCGATTTTTTCGGCCAGGTCTCCCGCTGAAATGACAGCAGCATCTCCTGAACAACGGCTTGATCAAGCCTGCCGAATAACTCCGATTGTCTCAGCTCCTTCAGTGTATGGTCATAAAATGGTGAATCAGGCTTCATGTGTGAATCTCCTTTTCTTCT is a window of Nitrospirota bacterium DNA encoding:
- a CDS encoding general stress protein, encoding MSETQNSVVSIFNTHTEAEEAVRELQRSGFDMKKLSIVGKDYHAEEHVVGYYNTGDRVKYWGKLGAFWGGLWGLLFGSAFFFIPGIGPVVAGGPLVAWIVSALESAVMLGGLSALGAALFSIGIPKDSILKYEKSLKANKFLLIAHGTNEEVEHARKILEATGAIETAVHHG
- a CDS encoding Crp/Fnr family transcriptional regulator, with amino-acid sequence MKPDSPFYDHTLKELRQSELFGRLDQAVVQEMLLSFQRETWPKKSTVMHPEQTIRRFYVIISGRVKMTRVNPDTGKEFTIFLLGSGDGFDVVSLLDGKKHNVSVIAMDDIEVLTAPFDTIHSWIEGHPAFNREFLPYIGKLIRQLTNLASDLALHDTGTRLVKLFLQHTVPGNPHPRLRLIHDLSNEDLASMIGSVRAVVNRYLQKLREEGTIIARRGSLEIKDLHALVEKAESRLGLKTAKK